Proteins from one Oncorhynchus tshawytscha isolate Ot180627B linkage group LG16, Otsh_v2.0, whole genome shotgun sequence genomic window:
- the LOC112215426 gene encoding golgin subfamily A member 6-like protein 22 isoform X3 — MLRRTVSFPIEAGQLQQLGLQCCGSHGVTSCSVLDLPALLNTHHGQRQWKDERWGWYQGHAEEGQWEDEGGLVVTPSSTGMQNDEFVRLFVSEEERILNSADLSAEERSDVLAELVYSRSRLKQLNSELQRTVELADDNNTLLRTENAALRNQVKGMNQSIHDAEQLMDELEEIRSLSAEKDGATGNLESYIKQLEKEKEILEDQIETIGSEMSRIIPDRATDKKKIADLSNALQALQLRLEESRLALDQRYEVIHKKDFVIEQLEQSLTEYSSIAQDLKEKMKDLESQLAEALVNGGEGRYMALDGTLSAATQRSISLAEEMGLLPRRMDESSDEEVQEQRYERVEKEEKQRVDERIEREENEKKDEEVKEEKQLLQEKRGVWSDLVGDVQAAGGFTLGFLAPLGVLVSMVPGCYNHCTGLSCTDILWSTARYLIQPYCNVHHIGLPPL; from the exons ATGCTGCGCCGGACTGTCTCCTTCCCCATTGAG GCGGGACAGCTGCAGCAGCTGGGACTACAGTGCTGTGGCTCCCACGGTGTGACATCATGCTCGGTGCTCGACCTCCCAGCTCTCCTCAACACTCACCATGGGCAACGGCAATGGAAGGATGAACGGTGGGGCTGGTACCAGGGGCATGCCGAGGAAGGCCaatgggaggatgagggagggctAGTGGTCACGCCCTCTTCTACTG GTATGCAAAATGATGAGTTTGTCAGGCTGTTCgtgtcagaggaggagagaatccTCAACTCTGCAGACCT GagtgcagaggagaggagtgacgTTCTAGCAGAGTTGGTGTATTCCCGAAGCAGACTAAAGCAATTGAACTCAGAGCTGCAGAGAACAGTGGAGTTAGCCGATGACAACAACACACTGCTACGCACTGAGAACGCTGCACTGCGCAACCAAGTCAAAGG gatGAATCAGTCGATCCATGATGCAGAGCAGCTGATGGATGAGCTGGAGGAGATCCGGAGCTTATCAGCTGAGAAGGACGGCGCTACGGGCAACCTGGAGTCCTACATCAAACAACTG gagaaagagaaggagatttTGGAAGACCAGATCGAGACCATTGGCAGTGAG atGTCCCGTATTATACCAGATAGAGCCACTGACAAGAAGAAGATCGCTGACCTCAGCAATGCTCTACAGGCCTTACAG CTACGGCTAGAGGAGAGCAGACTCGCCCTGGATCAGAGGTATGAGGTCATACATAAG AAGGACTTTGTTATTGAGCAGCTGGAGCAGTCCCTCACAGAGTACTCCTCCATcgcacag GATCTGAAGGAGAAGATGAAGGATCTGGAGAGCCAACTGGCAGAGGCCctagt TAATGGAGGAGAGGGGCGTTACATGGCGTTAGATGGGACTCTGTCTGCAGCCACTCAGCGCTCCATCTCTCTAGCGGAGGAAATGGGTCTACTGCCACGTAGGATG GATGAGTCCTCTGATGAGGAGGTGCAGGAGCAAAGATAtgagagggtagagaaagaggagaagcagagagtggatgagaggatagaaagagaggagaatgagaagaAAGATGAGGAGGTCAAGGAGGAGAAACAGCTgttacaggagaagagaggtgtgTGGTCAGATCTGGTGGGAGATGTCCAGGCAGCAGGAGGTTTCACCCTGGGTTTCCTGGCTCCTCTGGGTGTGCTGGTCTCCATGGTCCCTGGCTGCTACAACCACTGTACTGGACTCAGCTGCACCGATATCCTCTGGTCTACTGCCAGATACCTCATACAGCCATACTGCAACGTGCACCACATAGGCCTTCCTCCTCtgtaa
- the LOC112215426 gene encoding golgin subfamily A member 6-like protein 22 isoform X2: MEDGIQMKSEMRKKGSNDQTPIGGQRFPLALRLGRRMLRRTVSFPIEAGQLQQLGLQCCGSHGVTSCSVLDLPALLNTHHGQRQWKDERWGWYQGHAEEGQWEDEGGLVVTPSSTGMQNDEFVRLFVSEEERILNSADLSAEERSDVLAELVYSRSRLKQLNSELQRTVELADDNNTLLRTENAALRNQVKGMNQSIHDAEQLMDELEEIRSLSAEKDGATGNLESYIKQLEKEKEILEDQIETIGSEMSRIIPDRATDKKKIADLSNALQALQLRLEESRLALDQRYEVIHKKDFVIEQLEQSLTEYSSIAQDLKEKMKDLESQLAEALVNGGEGRYMALDGTLSAATQRSISLAEEMGLLPRRMDESSDEEVQEQRYERVEKEEKQRVDERIEREENEKKDEEVKEEKQLLQEKRGVWSDLVGDVQAAGGFTLGFLAPLGVLVSMVPGCYNHCTGLSCTDILWSTARYLIQPYCNVHHIGLPPL; this comes from the exons atggaagatggaattCAAATGAAAAGTGAAATGAGAAAGAAAGGCTCCAATGACCAAACGCCAATAG GGGGACAGAGATTTCCATTGGCATTGAGGCTTGGAAGGAGAATGCTGCGCCGGACTGTCTCCTTCCCCATTGAG GCGGGACAGCTGCAGCAGCTGGGACTACAGTGCTGTGGCTCCCACGGTGTGACATCATGCTCGGTGCTCGACCTCCCAGCTCTCCTCAACACTCACCATGGGCAACGGCAATGGAAGGATGAACGGTGGGGCTGGTACCAGGGGCATGCCGAGGAAGGCCaatgggaggatgagggagggctAGTGGTCACGCCCTCTTCTACTG GTATGCAAAATGATGAGTTTGTCAGGCTGTTCgtgtcagaggaggagagaatccTCAACTCTGCAGACCT GagtgcagaggagaggagtgacgTTCTAGCAGAGTTGGTGTATTCCCGAAGCAGACTAAAGCAATTGAACTCAGAGCTGCAGAGAACAGTGGAGTTAGCCGATGACAACAACACACTGCTACGCACTGAGAACGCTGCACTGCGCAACCAAGTCAAAGG gatGAATCAGTCGATCCATGATGCAGAGCAGCTGATGGATGAGCTGGAGGAGATCCGGAGCTTATCAGCTGAGAAGGACGGCGCTACGGGCAACCTGGAGTCCTACATCAAACAACTG gagaaagagaaggagatttTGGAAGACCAGATCGAGACCATTGGCAGTGAG atGTCCCGTATTATACCAGATAGAGCCACTGACAAGAAGAAGATCGCTGACCTCAGCAATGCTCTACAGGCCTTACAG CTACGGCTAGAGGAGAGCAGACTCGCCCTGGATCAGAGGTATGAGGTCATACATAAG AAGGACTTTGTTATTGAGCAGCTGGAGCAGTCCCTCACAGAGTACTCCTCCATcgcacag GATCTGAAGGAGAAGATGAAGGATCTGGAGAGCCAACTGGCAGAGGCCctagt TAATGGAGGAGAGGGGCGTTACATGGCGTTAGATGGGACTCTGTCTGCAGCCACTCAGCGCTCCATCTCTCTAGCGGAGGAAATGGGTCTACTGCCACGTAGGATG GATGAGTCCTCTGATGAGGAGGTGCAGGAGCAAAGATAtgagagggtagagaaagaggagaagcagagagtggatgagaggatagaaagagaggagaatgagaagaAAGATGAGGAGGTCAAGGAGGAGAAACAGCTgttacaggagaagagaggtgtgTGGTCAGATCTGGTGGGAGATGTCCAGGCAGCAGGAGGTTTCACCCTGGGTTTCCTGGCTCCTCTGGGTGTGCTGGTCTCCATGGTCCCTGGCTGCTACAACCACTGTACTGGACTCAGCTGCACCGATATCCTCTGGTCTACTGCCAGATACCTCATACAGCCATACTGCAACGTGCACCACATAGGCCTTCCTCCTCtgtaa
- the LOC112215426 gene encoding golgin subfamily A member 6-like protein 22 isoform X1 has product MSGVTWENLEWLSTRRLAAFWMNCKGGQRFPLALRLGRRMLRRTVSFPIEAGQLQQLGLQCCGSHGVTSCSVLDLPALLNTHHGQRQWKDERWGWYQGHAEEGQWEDEGGLVVTPSSTGMQNDEFVRLFVSEEERILNSADLSAEERSDVLAELVYSRSRLKQLNSELQRTVELADDNNTLLRTENAALRNQVKGMNQSIHDAEQLMDELEEIRSLSAEKDGATGNLESYIKQLEKEKEILEDQIETIGSEMSRIIPDRATDKKKIADLSNALQALQLRLEESRLALDQRYEVIHKKDFVIEQLEQSLTEYSSIAQDLKEKMKDLESQLAEALVNGGEGRYMALDGTLSAATQRSISLAEEMGLLPRRMDESSDEEVQEQRYERVEKEEKQRVDERIEREENEKKDEEVKEEKQLLQEKRGVWSDLVGDVQAAGGFTLGFLAPLGVLVSMVPGCYNHCTGLSCTDILWSTARYLIQPYCNVHHIGLPPL; this is encoded by the exons atgAGCGGGGTTACGTGGGAGAATTTGGAATGGTTGAGCACCAGACGGCTTGCGGCATTCTGGATGAATTGCAAGG GGGGACAGAGATTTCCATTGGCATTGAGGCTTGGAAGGAGAATGCTGCGCCGGACTGTCTCCTTCCCCATTGAG GCGGGACAGCTGCAGCAGCTGGGACTACAGTGCTGTGGCTCCCACGGTGTGACATCATGCTCGGTGCTCGACCTCCCAGCTCTCCTCAACACTCACCATGGGCAACGGCAATGGAAGGATGAACGGTGGGGCTGGTACCAGGGGCATGCCGAGGAAGGCCaatgggaggatgagggagggctAGTGGTCACGCCCTCTTCTACTG GTATGCAAAATGATGAGTTTGTCAGGCTGTTCgtgtcagaggaggagagaatccTCAACTCTGCAGACCT GagtgcagaggagaggagtgacgTTCTAGCAGAGTTGGTGTATTCCCGAAGCAGACTAAAGCAATTGAACTCAGAGCTGCAGAGAACAGTGGAGTTAGCCGATGACAACAACACACTGCTACGCACTGAGAACGCTGCACTGCGCAACCAAGTCAAAGG gatGAATCAGTCGATCCATGATGCAGAGCAGCTGATGGATGAGCTGGAGGAGATCCGGAGCTTATCAGCTGAGAAGGACGGCGCTACGGGCAACCTGGAGTCCTACATCAAACAACTG gagaaagagaaggagatttTGGAAGACCAGATCGAGACCATTGGCAGTGAG atGTCCCGTATTATACCAGATAGAGCCACTGACAAGAAGAAGATCGCTGACCTCAGCAATGCTCTACAGGCCTTACAG CTACGGCTAGAGGAGAGCAGACTCGCCCTGGATCAGAGGTATGAGGTCATACATAAG AAGGACTTTGTTATTGAGCAGCTGGAGCAGTCCCTCACAGAGTACTCCTCCATcgcacag GATCTGAAGGAGAAGATGAAGGATCTGGAGAGCCAACTGGCAGAGGCCctagt TAATGGAGGAGAGGGGCGTTACATGGCGTTAGATGGGACTCTGTCTGCAGCCACTCAGCGCTCCATCTCTCTAGCGGAGGAAATGGGTCTACTGCCACGTAGGATG GATGAGTCCTCTGATGAGGAGGTGCAGGAGCAAAGATAtgagagggtagagaaagaggagaagcagagagtggatgagaggatagaaagagaggagaatgagaagaAAGATGAGGAGGTCAAGGAGGAGAAACAGCTgttacaggagaagagaggtgtgTGGTCAGATCTGGTGGGAGATGTCCAGGCAGCAGGAGGTTTCACCCTGGGTTTCCTGGCTCCTCTGGGTGTGCTGGTCTCCATGGTCCCTGGCTGCTACAACCACTGTACTGGACTCAGCTGCACCGATATCCTCTGGTCTACTGCCAGATACCTCATACAGCCATACTGCAACGTGCACCACATAGGCCTTCCTCCTCtgtaa